The following are encoded together in the Planctomycetota bacterium genome:
- a CDS encoding STAS domain-containing protein, whose product MSSLEWHFQSDGQREFLRVVGNVDVHTFQMFEAALQSLALNGVGTIELDLRKVESFNSPAVGVLVLLATHRRARGGNMQLLCREDGAVAPMLKRARLDGLLSLKYDPTA is encoded by the coding sequence ATGAGTTCACTTGAATGGCATTTTCAGAGCGACGGGCAGCGCGAGTTCCTCCGCGTCGTCGGCAACGTCGACGTGCACACCTTCCAGATGTTCGAGGCCGCGCTGCAGAGCCTGGCCCTCAACGGAGTGGGCACCATCGAGCTCGACCTGCGCAAGGTCGAATCCTTCAACTCGCCCGCGGTCGGCGTGCTGGTGCTGCTGGCGACCCACCGCCGCGCCCGCGGCGGCAACATGCAGCTGCTCTGCCGTGAGGATGGCGCCGTCGCCCCGATGCTCAAGCGCGCGCGGCTGGACGGCCTGCTCAGCCTCAA
- a CDS encoding VWA domain-containing protein, whose translation MTLLTPMIGAIAALIVVPALLALYMLKLRRTRREISSTLLWKSQTEDLRANTLFQRLRLSPLFLLQCLILLLLAAALMQPMLKGWAKPSGRVVMLIDQSASMQTRDASDGRTRLEQAKQLAAAQVDSWQGGGLFASSPPEVMVISFAEDASVRIPFSTSAARIREAIEAIEPTDQVTRIAPAIALARAFASEQASEQDQALSAVPAVEIVSDGNIPDLAQLALRKGEEFTWIRCGSSDTVNQGLSAVGAERRGEDAAQVYAFAALRNDSDAPAQRSVQVRSNGTLIASSPEPVAIPAATGKGASRMPGEQKMAFSPFTLPSAGVLGVSLQPGDAFETDDHASIAIQEQQTLKLLLAGSDPALESLLDSLPSVALQQMSGEALAKRMVAEPEWTESFDVIVTVGCDLPALTAGRWLIFGKPPPIAGLNAYGEQPRQAARAWKSDHKAMAQSQFADLVVDKAAAIAPSSEWTALLEGSKGPLIVSGRSANATVIYAAFAPMDSNWPFQRSFVNFTAQAVEFLGALGSAVASESLEPGAMLRTRIPKGSTKVVVMLPSGARVAQNPLEGEVAYGPLRLAGVYRVEYIDPAGKQKSRAVAVNLTDAAECDVAAARQLALPGGELQPKSAGWSTLAVWPLVVAAVLALMMIEWWLYHRSGATR comes from the coding sequence GGCCAACACGCTCTTCCAGCGCCTGCGCCTCTCGCCGCTCTTCCTGCTGCAATGCCTGATCCTGCTGCTGCTTGCGGCGGCGCTGATGCAACCCATGCTCAAGGGATGGGCCAAACCCTCCGGCCGCGTGGTCATGCTGATCGACCAGTCGGCAAGCATGCAGACCCGCGACGCCTCGGACGGACGCACCCGCCTGGAGCAAGCCAAGCAGCTCGCTGCCGCCCAAGTCGATTCCTGGCAGGGGGGCGGACTCTTCGCCTCGAGTCCGCCCGAGGTGATGGTGATCTCATTCGCCGAGGACGCCTCGGTCCGCATTCCATTTTCCACCAGCGCCGCCCGGATCCGCGAGGCGATCGAGGCGATCGAACCGACGGATCAAGTCACGCGGATCGCGCCGGCCATCGCGCTGGCGCGGGCCTTTGCCTCCGAGCAAGCCTCGGAGCAGGACCAGGCCCTCTCCGCCGTGCCCGCCGTCGAGATCGTGAGCGACGGCAACATTCCGGATCTGGCTCAACTCGCGCTGCGCAAGGGCGAGGAGTTCACCTGGATCCGATGCGGCAGCAGCGACACCGTCAACCAGGGGCTCTCCGCCGTGGGTGCCGAGCGGCGCGGCGAGGACGCGGCCCAGGTCTATGCCTTCGCGGCGCTGCGCAATGACTCCGATGCACCGGCCCAGCGCTCCGTGCAGGTGCGCAGCAACGGCACGCTGATCGCCAGCAGCCCCGAGCCCGTCGCGATTCCGGCGGCAACGGGCAAGGGGGCCTCGCGCATGCCCGGCGAGCAGAAAATGGCCTTCTCGCCCTTCACCCTGCCCAGCGCGGGTGTGCTGGGCGTCTCGCTCCAGCCCGGCGACGCCTTTGAAACGGACGACCACGCTTCGATCGCGATCCAGGAGCAGCAGACGCTGAAGCTCCTGCTGGCGGGCAGCGATCCGGCTCTGGAGTCGCTGCTGGACAGCCTGCCCTCCGTCGCGCTGCAGCAGATGTCCGGCGAGGCGCTGGCGAAGCGCATGGTTGCCGAGCCGGAGTGGACGGAATCCTTCGATGTGATTGTCACGGTGGGCTGCGACCTCCCCGCGCTGACCGCGGGCCGCTGGCTGATCTTTGGAAAGCCTCCGCCGATCGCGGGGCTCAACGCCTATGGCGAGCAGCCGCGCCAGGCCGCGCGGGCCTGGAAGAGCGACCACAAGGCGATGGCCCAGAGTCAGTTCGCCGATCTGGTGGTCGACAAAGCGGCGGCGATTGCGCCGAGCTCGGAATGGACGGCGCTGCTCGAAGGATCGAAGGGCCCGCTGATCGTTTCGGGCCGGAGCGCCAACGCGACGGTGATCTACGCCGCCTTTGCGCCGATGGATTCCAACTGGCCCTTCCAGCGCAGCTTCGTCAACTTCACGGCGCAGGCGGTCGAGTTCCTCGGCGCGCTGGGCAGCGCCGTGGCCAGCGAGTCGCTTGAGCCCGGGGCCATGCTGCGAACCCGGATTCCCAAGGGGTCGACCAAGGTGGTCGTCATGCTGCCCTCGGGAGCGCGGGTCGCGCAAAACCCGCTTGAGGGCGAGGTCGCCTACGGGCCGCTGCGCCTGGCCGGTGTCTACCGCGTCGAGTACATCGATCCGGCGGGCAAGCAGAAATCCCGCGCCGTCGCGGTGAACCTGACCGACGCGGCGGAGTGCGACGTGGCCGCCGCAAGGCAGTTGGCCCTGCCCGGCGGCGAACTTCAGCCAAAGTCGGCGGGATGGTCTACATTAGCCGTCTGGCCGCTGGTAGTGGCGGCCGTGCTGGCCTTGATGATGATCGAGTGGTGGCTCTACCATCGCTCCGGAGCAACACGATGA